A segment of the Bacillus pseudomycoides genome:
GGGCACGCATTGGTGTAATAATCCATCCCACTTTTCCATCACAAAAATCTTGTGCCCACTCTTTTGGTGCTCCTTTTTCTACAGAATACCAAGCCCGACTTTTCTTTATATCAGCAATTTGTTGTCTTAATTCTGGATTTGTTAATTTAGACCCTACAATCGATACATTCAATGCTTCTTCATAAGGAACTCCAGTTGGGAAAAACGTAGAAACAAATCCTCTTGTGGGAGGACTACCTGACATCCCCACACTTGGTATGCCTAATTCTCTAGCTGTTCTATGTATAATAACTCTTGAAGGCATATCATCCACGGCTTCTACCACAATATCGTGCCCTTTTATAAGTTCGTTTACATTGTCTTCATCTACTCTTGTTTGTATGAAGTTTGTTGATATATAGGGATGTATATCTTTCACAACCTGTTCTGCCACTTTTGCTTTTGGTTCACCGATAACACTGGAAAGCGCTAACATTTGTCTGTTAATATTAGATATTTCAAATTCATCTGGATCAATTCCTGTAATATGTCCAATTCCCATTCGAGAGAAGAGAATTGCTTCATATCCTCCTACTCCCCCTAATCCAAAAATAATAACCTTTTTATTTCGAAGACATTCTTGTTCCTGTTTAGAATACACACCAATATTCTTCTTAACCATTTCCCAATAATACGAATCCATATCCATTTTAAAACCTCCTTTATATGTAGTAACTATTTCAAGTAATATTACTTACTAAATAAATCCTATATATAAAAGTAATATAGAAGTATGTTGTTTTTGTGTGATATTTGTAAAAAAATTTAAAATTTTCACTTCTGAACTGTACCCCAAATCGTGGACACTAAAAAAGATGGCTCCAGTGAATACCGGAACCACCTTTTAAGTGCTTGATTTTTCATGGTCTTCTTATTAAACTGTCCATTTTATAGGGTACGGTTCATATTCATTTAAACTTAATGACATCTTTTAATGTTGGTAAGGATTGAATAGCTCCGTAATTTTTACAAGTAATTGCTCCAACTTTGTTAGCAAATGCAACGAATGTACAAAGTTTTTCAAAGCTAAAGTCAAATAGATTTTCTTCTTTAGAAAGTTGATAAAGCATTGCACCTACAAACGCATCTCCTGCACCAGTTGAATCTACCTGTTTCACAGTAACAGAAGGAATAATAACAGCCCCTTCACTAGCTGCAAGTAGTGTACCTTGTTTTCCAAGTGTAATCGCAACTACCTTTGCACCTTTTTCAAGTAAAAACTGTGCGGCTTTATTGATATTTGTTTCTTTGGAAAGCATTATTGCTTCCTCTTCGCTTACTTTTACAAAATGGGCTTGTGCAATGAAAGTTAAGCAATCCTCGCAAAATTGCTGTTTATCTGTAATTAATGCAGCACGATAGTTTGGATCAAAAGAAATAAAGTGGTTTTGTTCTTTTGCATATTGTAGCAGCTTAAAATAGGTTTCTTTTAAATGTCCAGGTAACAAAGCTGTCGCTGACCCAAAATGAATGATATCATGTTTGTGCATTTTAGAAAGATCGATTTTATGAAACTGATATTCTCCATCAGCACCACGCATAAAAGTAAAGTCACGTTCACCATGTTGATCAATAGAGACAAAAGCTAATGTCGTTTGGTTCTCTTTTATAAGCATAGAAGTATCGACACAGTTTTCTTGCAATGTTTTTTCTAGAAATTCTCCAAAAGGGTCGTTTCCAACCTGTCCAATGAATGAGGCCTTTCCGCCTAATTTTGTAATTGCTGCAGCAACATTCGCGGGAGCTCCGCCAGCTTTTTTTTCAAAGTGTATTCCATCTGCTAATAGTACATGTGTATTACAACAAATAAAATCAATTAATAATTCACCGATGCAAAATACTTGTTTCATTCCAATCCTCTCCCAAGTTTGTATTGTGTTATATGAAATTCCATCTTTTCATCTGAGAAAAGAGAGATGTTGTACCCTATATCTTTACGAGGAAAAACTCGCGATGTAAATACAGTTGCTCCATCACATAGGAAGATTTCAACAATGCTTTGATCTACGAAAATACGCATTTTCATTGTATCTTGGATCGGAATTTGTTTACAGCGTTTGTAACCGTATTCTCCCCCAAAACGGTGATGAAAGCTTCCGCGCTCAATAGAAACGATCCCTTGATCACGCTGAAAAGTAATCGGAAATGATTCTTCATGATAATGAAATAAGGAAATACCAAATACCAAATACATTTGCCTTTTCAGATTGTAATCGTACTTCTAATTCGTAGGAGTGTTCTTTAAAAAGGTCAGATAATACATATGTTTCATTTTGTAAACAACCTGACACTGTTTTAGAAGATGTACGTAATTTCTTTAATTCACAAATAGGACGTTGTTTTAACACGTTATTTTCAA
Coding sequences within it:
- a CDS encoding ThiF family adenylyltransferase, whose protein sequence is MDMDSYYWEMVKKNIGVYSKQEQECLRNKKVIIFGLGGVGGYEAILFSRMGIGHITGIDPDEFEISNINRQMLALSSVIGEPKAKVAEQVVKDIHPYISTNFIQTRVDEDNVNELIKGHDIVVEAVDDMPSRVIIHRTARELGIPSVGMSGSPPTRGFVSTFFPTGVPYEEALNVSIVGSKLTNPELRQQIADIKKSRAWYSVEKGAPKEWAQDFCDGKVGWIITPMRAHLLSLFSFHEAIQVLTGREPLARAPKGIVIDVDSHIPVQVKEAPKGGWDYKTL
- a CDS encoding carbohydrate kinase — its product is MKQVFCIGELLIDFICCNTHVLLADGIHFEKKAGGAPANVAAAITKLGGKASFIGQVGNDPFGEFLEKTLQENCVDTSMLIKENQTTLAFVSIDQHGERDFTFMRGADGEYQFHKIDLSKMHKHDIIHFGSATALLPGHLKETYFKLLQYAKEQNHFISFDPNYRAALITDKQQFCEDCLTFIAQAHFVKVSEEEAIMLSKETNINKAAQFLLEKGAKVVAITLGKQGTLLAASEGAVIIPSVTVKQVDSTGAGDAFVGAMLYQLSKEENLFDFSFEKLCTFVAFANKVGAITCKNYGAIQSLPTLKDVIKFK